A section of the Polyangium spumosum genome encodes:
- a CDS encoding methylated-DNA--[protein]-cysteine S-methyltransferase: MMKTLHERRTSSPLGELHVVASDDAIVGVYLPGHKGAPEIVAHDGREHPVLREATRQLDAYFEGRRDSFVLPLDLRGSPFQREVWAALLTIPFGETRSYAELARALGRPQAARAVGAANAKNPISIIVPCHRVIAGDGALTGYAGGVAAKRWLLSHEQRRRSSFLSVP; the protein is encoded by the coding sequence ATGATGAAAACGCTTCACGAACGCCGCACCTCGAGCCCGCTCGGCGAGCTCCACGTCGTTGCTTCGGACGACGCGATCGTGGGGGTGTACCTGCCTGGGCACAAGGGCGCGCCCGAAATCGTGGCCCACGACGGGCGGGAGCATCCCGTCCTCCGCGAGGCTACGCGCCAGCTCGACGCTTATTTCGAAGGACGACGCGATTCTTTCGTGCTGCCGCTCGATCTGCGGGGGAGCCCATTTCAACGCGAGGTCTGGGCTGCGCTCCTCACGATTCCTTTCGGGGAAACACGGTCGTACGCGGAGCTCGCGCGGGCCCTCGGCCGGCCGCAGGCGGCGCGCGCCGTGGGCGCGGCCAACGCAAAGAACCCGATCAGCATCATCGTGCCCTGCCACCGCGTCATCGCGGGGGACGGCGCGCTCACCGGATATGCGGGCGGCGTCGCGGCGAAGCGATGGCTCCTCTCGCACGAGCAGCGCCGCCGCTCGTCTTTTCTCTCCGTTCCCTAG
- a CDS encoding alpha/beta hydrolase encodes MLHPQTRALLDLIERSGMPPAHKLSPPDARRAFRERRAFTQPDPPEVAEVRDLHAETPHGRIPLRLYRPAGASTGTASPALVYYHGGGWTIGDLDTHDTFCRMIANGAGCVVVAVDYRLAPEHRFPAAVDDSLAATYWVRRNAAALGIDGARIAVGGDSAGGNLAAVVALAARDAGDLAIAYQLLIYPATDMRRVAPSHVTNGEGYLLTRESVTYYHDHYIGDPAHDLDWRASPLLHPNHANLPPALVLTAGYDPLRDEGAQYAERLTAAGSKAVSVCFERQIHGFVLMGKVLDEANAAVTFCAASLREALFR; translated from the coding sequence ATGCTCCACCCCCAGACCCGGGCCCTGCTCGATCTCATCGAACGAAGTGGCATGCCGCCGGCGCACAAGCTCTCGCCGCCGGACGCGCGGCGCGCCTTCCGCGAGCGCCGCGCGTTCACCCAGCCGGATCCGCCCGAGGTCGCCGAGGTGCGTGATCTCCACGCGGAGACGCCGCACGGCCGGATCCCGCTCCGACTGTACCGCCCCGCGGGCGCGTCGACCGGTACAGCCTCGCCCGCGCTCGTGTATTACCACGGCGGCGGATGGACGATCGGCGACCTCGACACCCACGACACGTTCTGCCGCATGATCGCGAATGGCGCCGGCTGCGTGGTCGTGGCGGTCGATTACCGACTGGCGCCCGAGCACCGCTTCCCCGCCGCCGTCGACGATAGCCTGGCCGCGACGTACTGGGTGCGACGAAATGCCGCGGCGCTCGGGATCGACGGGGCCCGCATCGCGGTCGGGGGCGACAGCGCGGGGGGAAACCTCGCCGCCGTGGTGGCGCTGGCGGCTCGGGACGCGGGGGATCTCGCCATTGCGTATCAGCTCCTGATTTATCCGGCCACGGACATGCGGCGCGTCGCGCCGTCCCACGTGACGAACGGTGAGGGATATCTGCTCACGCGCGAATCGGTCACCTATTACCACGACCATTACATCGGAGATCCCGCGCACGACCTCGATTGGCGGGCCTCGCCGCTCCTCCACCCGAACCACGCGAACCTGCCGCCCGCGCTGGTGCTGACGGCCGGCTACGATCCGCTGCGCGACGAGGGAGCCCAATACGCCGAGCGCCTGACCGCGGCGGGCTCGAAGGCGGTCTCCGTCTGCTTCGAGCGGCAGATCCACGGTTTTGTCTTGATGGGCAAGGTCCTCGACGAGGCGAACGCGGCCGTCACGTTCTGCGCGGCGTCGCTGCGCGAGGCCTTGTTCCGCTGA